A region from the Rhodamnia argentea isolate NSW1041297 chromosome 7, ASM2092103v1, whole genome shotgun sequence genome encodes:
- the LOC115754506 gene encoding uncharacterized protein LOC115754506 gives MVEELQESSSPKPSSSSPPPWSCAVLLRVMSRRSAWVLLFLIVSVVFLCCIWNLENLIFSWYRCQCQQSSSWWTALEASVLLGAAFWALLTAAAVTVAVPAIAVAWITVVVGLAFSGKSQRTLLVEGRQASKEIVWFICKNSFKEGRAVAVVCAVLGYFALLKKG, from the coding sequence ATGGTTGAAGAATTGCAAGAATCTTCGTCTCCGAAACCGTCGTCGTCGTCACCGCCGCCGTGGTCGTGCGCAGTCCTTCTGAGGGTAATGAGCCGGAGGAGTGCGTGGGTGCTTCTCTTCCTGATAGTGAGTGTGGTTTTCCTGTGTTGTATATGGAACTTGGAGAatctcatcttctcttggtatagATGCCAGTGCCAGCAGTCATCATCTTGGTGGACCGCTCTTGAAGCGTCGGTCCTCCTCGGGGCGGCTTTCTGGGCTCTGTTGACCGCGGCTGCTGTCACTGTGGCCGTGCCGGCGATTGCGGTCGCCTGGATAACCGTCGTGGTAGGCTTGGCCTTCTCAGGGAAGTCCCAGAGAACTTTGCTCGTCGAAGGCAGGCAGGCAAGCAAAGAGATCGTCTGGTTTATCTGCAAAAACTCGTTCAAGGAAGGAAGAGCCGTGGCAGTGGTTTGTGCCGTTTTAGGGTATTTTGCACTTCTCAAGAAGGGTTAA